The genomic segment GGCTCGCGCCTACAATTGTCGCATCTGTTTTCTGCGGCGCAGACTCCTAGCCCGCGACGTTATCTCCCGGGGGCCGTGAGCCGGGGCCCACAACCCCGCGCTCACGGCCCGGGCACTGGTGCCGCGCGCACTCTCAGGATGGGATAGACCGAACCTGCCTCGATCCACTCGTCCAGGAAGTTCCAGTTCACGATCCCGTCGTCCGAGCGAGGCTCGAGCAGCGCGAACGCCAGGCGCCCGAGCCGCGGTGCGACCGTCACCACCAGCGTGCCCGCGGGGACGGTGCGCTCCACCGCCTCCCAGGCGCCGGCCACCGTGCGCTGGTAGTGCCCCTCGAAAGCCCCCTCGGCAAGCGACGTACCGCTGATGACGAACTGCTCGGCATCGACGGTCACGGCGGCTTCCAGCGGTTCGGCGCCGACGCCGTGGGCCGCCAGCAGGTCGACGACCGGCGTCAGGTCGGCCGGCACGTAGTAGGACGCCGGCGCGACCTCCAGACCGTCCCCGACCGGCTCGAACGCGACGTACTCGTCCATCAACGTCGGCTCGAAGACATCGAGCCGGCGCCGCATCGGCTCACCCGTTTCGGGATGCGGGACCTCCTCCGTCCGCCCCAGCAGGATCTCCACCGGCTCCGGTGATCGCCGCGGAACGGCCCGCACGGCCAGCGAACGGCCGGCAACCGGCGTGCCGTCGGCCTCCGCGGTCAGTGCGGCGATGCGGGCCGCGTGCTCGTGCGCGAACGCGAGCGACTCCTCCACGAAGCGGAGCGTCGCGGCCACGCGTTCCTCGAACGGCGCGTAGGCGTAGGCCTCGCTGATGAGCGCGATCCGGTTGCGCAGGCCGACGTAGTTGTTGTTGAACCGCGGGCGGTGGTCGAACGTGCGCCAGCTCGGCTCGGCGCCCGCCGCGCGCGGCACGTTCCCGTAGTGGTAGAACTCCCACCCGTCGCTCGCCCTGACGGCATCGCTCACGGCGGGCAGCCACTCGTCGCGCAGCAGCGTGTCGATGGCAGGGTGGGTGTTCGGATGCAGCGGCGGCGCGTAGGTCAGGTGATACGCATGCTGCGTGCCGTTGGTCGTGTGCAGGTCGATGACCACGTGCGGGTCGTAGTCGGCATACGCGCCGACCAGCGCCCGCGCCTCCGGCGATTCCAGCTTCATGTGGTCGCGGTTCAGGTCGAGGTCCTGCGCATTGCGCCGCGTGCCCATGCCGCCCACCGGACCGAGCTGGTACGGCCGGTTGTTCAGCGCCACCCGCTCGTTGCCGTCGGCGTTGTAGATGGGAGCAATAAGCAGGATCAGCGACGACTGCCACTCCTCGTGGCGGCCGTTGACGAGAGCCCGCAGCAGCATCAGCAGCGCTTCCTTGCCGCACACCTCGCCGCCGTGGATGTTTGCCTGCAGCCATACGCGGATCCGGCCGGGGGCGATGACCGACGCTGAACGCGCATCCGGGACATCCCCTACAACGACGAGCGGGAGCGACCGACCCTCCACCGTCATCCCGAAGCTGGTCGCGTGAACGCGGTCTGACAGCGCGGCGGCGCTCTCGACGAGTTGCACGACCTCGTCATACCCGGTCGTCTCCCGGTAGCCGGTCCGCTCCGCCCGTGTCAGCAGAGCCGACCCGGCATCGCCCGGCTGCGCCGGCGCACCTTGCGGCACCGTCAGCGCCAGCAGAGCGGCGGCGGCCAGACCGTAGGGCGAAGCACTCAGGGGGCGATGCATGTGCGATAGTAACCGTGAGCAGGTCATATGAAGACGATTTCCGTGCGGGAACTGCAGAAGAGCGTCAAGCAAGTCGTGGACTCGGCCCAGACGGACCGCGTGGTCGTCACACGTCGCGGTGAACCGGCCGCCGTGGTGTTCGGAGTCGAAGGCAAAGACTGGGAAACCGTGGTTCTGGAGACCAGCCCTGCCCTTTGGGATCTCATCGAGGCACGCCGCCGCGAGCCGACGATCTCTTCAGACGAGCTGGAGCGCAGATTCAAGTAGCCGGCTGAGTGCTGGTAGACCCCGCGGGCATCACCGGCCGAACCACATTTGGCGTCGACCGCGAGCCGCACGATCTGTATGCTGGCCATACACGAAACCAGTTGTTCAGGGGAGGTTGGTATGCGCGCGACATCCCGAATCGGTTTACTGGGAGTGACGCTCCTGGCGGTCATCATGTTCGGTCTGACTGGCGCGAGCCCGCAGGCGGCGGGCAACGATATCGCCGGCGTCGTGCGGAGCGCCGGCGGCGGCGAGGCGGGCGTGTGGGTCATCGCGGAAACCGACGACATGGAGACCACGTTCCGCAAGATCGTCGTCACCGGCGACGACGGGCGCTTCCTGGTCCCGGATCTGCCGGACGCCGACTACGAGGTGTGGGTGCGCGGCTACGGCCTGGTGGACTCCGAGAAGCACCCGGCGCGCCCCGGCGAAGAGCTGACCTTGCCCGTAACGGCGGCGGCCACCGCGCAGGAAGCGGCGCGCATCTACCCGGCCAACTACTGGTACTCGCTGCTGGAGGTGCCGGCCGAGAGCGAGTTCCCGGGCACCGGGGCCGACGGCAACGGCATCAGCGAGCGGATGCGGCACCAGGCCGAGTGGGTCGATCGGCTGAAGGACGGCTGCCAGCTCTGCCACCAGATGGGCAACATGGCGACCCGCGAGATGCCGATGCTGGACCTCGACGACTTCGACTCCACGCTGGACGCGTGGGAGCACCGCGTGCAGGTCGGCCGGAGCGGGCCCAGCATGAGCAGCGGGCTGAACCGCATGGGGCGCGAGCGCGCCCTCGGCCTGTTCGCCGACTGGACCGACCGCATCGCGGCCGGCGAGGTGCCGCCGGCGCCGCCGCGCCCGCAGGGGCAGGAGCGCAACCTCGTCCTGACGATGTGGGGCTGGGGCGACACGATGGCGATGGTGCACGACGAGATCGCCACCGACAAGCGCAACCCGCACCTGTATCCGGACGGCCCGGTGTACGGCGTCGGCGGGGCCGGGCTGACGATCACCGATCCGGTGACCCACCGCTCGGTGCGGATGGACATGACGACGCGCGATCCGATGCCCGAGCGCGGCGATTCGTACTCCGGCACGACCGCGTTGATCCCGTCGCCGTACTGGGGCACCGAGCGCCCGACCACCCGGGGCTACAGCGCTCACAACCCGATGATGGACGCCAAGGGGCGCCTCTGGATCACGCAGTTGATTCGTGCCCCGGAGAACCCCGACTGGTGCCAGGACGGCTCGGACCATCCGTCGGCGAAGAACTTCCCGATCTCGCGCAGCCAGCGGCAGCTCTCGTACTACGACACCGACAGCGGCGAGTTCGTCCACATCGACACCTGCTACATGACCCACCACCTGCAGTTCGCCGAGGACGAGAACGACACGCTCTGGCTGAGCGGATCGACGGACGTCGTCGGCTGGCTGAACACGAAGCTGTACGACGAGACCGGCGACGAGCAGGCGGCGCAGGGCTGGTGCCCCACCATCGTCGACACGAACGGGGACGGCGTCATCGGCGAGTACACCGAGCCGGGCGAGCCGCAGGAAGCCGGCAAGGACATGCGGTTGGACGGCTTTGCCTACGGCATCATCCCGAACCCGGTCGACGGCTCGATCTGGATCGCCCGGCGCCTGCCGGTGCCGGGCAGCATCGTCCGGCTGGACCTCGGCGACAACCCGCCCGAGACCTGCAGCGCGGAGGTGTACGAGCCGCCGTTCGAGAACCCCGACGTGGACCCGAGCCAGTGGGGCCACGGCGGCCGCGGCATCGACGTGGACCGCAACGGCGTGCTCTGGACGGCACTGGGGGGCAGCGGGCACCTCGCGAGCTTCGACCGCAGCAAGTGCGCCGTGCTGAACGGCCCGACCGCGACCGGGCAGCACTGCCCCGAGGGCTGGACCCTGTACCCGACGCCGGGCCCGCAGATGAAGGGCGTGACGGCGGCGGGTAGCGCCGACTTCCACTACTACAACTGGGTGGACCAGTTCGACACGCTGGGGCTGGGCGCGAACGTGCCGATCGCCAACGGCACGAGCTCGGACGCGCTGCTGGCCCTGCTGCCCGAGACCGGCGAGTGGGTCACACTGCGGGTGCCCTACCCGCTCGGCTTCTACACCCGGGGCCTCGACGGCCGCATCGACGATCGGGAGGCGGGCTGGAAGGGCCGCGGCGTCTGGGCCAGCTACGACTCGGTGACGAACTGGCACCAGGAAGGTGGCAAGGGGATGACGAGCGAGATCGTGCGGTTCCAGATCCGCCCGCACCCGCTGGCCGAGTAAACGGGAGGCGCGACGCGAGCAGCGGCGGCGAGAACGTAACGATGCCGGGTCACGACCGCGAAGCGACGCCGGACCGCAGTAGTTGCGGTACGGCGTCGCGCGCCCCGGCTTCCGTCAAGCGAAAGGCGGTCACGCGGTTGCTGACACTAGCGAAGACCACACGCGCCGGGCGCGAGACCGCCACCTGGACCCGCGACGAGCTGCACGAGCGGTAGGGGCGGCTTTCCCGACCCGAGTGGCCGCGGTCAGTCGCTGATGCGGGCCCAGAGTATCGTGCTCTGC from the Acidobacteriota bacterium genome contains:
- a CDS encoding peptidase M14, with protein sequence MTCSRLLSHMHRPLSASPYGLAAAALLALTVPQGAPAQPGDAGSALLTRAERTGYRETTGYDEVVQLVESAAALSDRVHATSFGMTVEGRSLPLVVVGDVPDARSASVIAPGRIRVWLQANIHGGEVCGKEALLMLLRALVNGRHEEWQSSLILLIAPIYNADGNERVALNNRPYQLGPVGGMGTRRNAQDLDLNRDHMKLESPEARALVGAYADYDPHVVIDLHTTNGTQHAYHLTYAPPLHPNTHPAIDTLLRDEWLPAVSDAVRASDGWEFYHYGNVPRAAGAEPSWRTFDHRPRFNNNYVGLRNRIALISEAYAYAPFEERVAATLRFVEESLAFAHEHAARIAALTAEADGTPVAGRSLAVRAVPRRSPEPVEILLGRTEEVPHPETGEPMRRRLDVFEPTLMDEYVAFEPVGDGLEVAPASYYVPADLTPVVDLLAAHGVGAEPLEAAVTVDAEQFVISGTSLAEGAFEGHYQRTVAGAWEAVERTVPAGTLVVTVAPRLGRLAFALLEPRSDDGIVNWNFLDEWIEAGSVYPILRVRAAPVPGP
- a CDS encoding type II toxin-antitoxin system Phd/YefM family antitoxin; protein product: MKTISVRELQKSVKQVVDSAQTDRVVVTRRGEPAAVVFGVEGKDWETVVLETSPALWDLIEARRREPTISSDELERRFK
- a CDS encoding carboxypeptidase regulatory-like domain-containing protein codes for the protein MRATSRIGLLGVTLLAVIMFGLTGASPQAAGNDIAGVVRSAGGGEAGVWVIAETDDMETTFRKIVVTGDDGRFLVPDLPDADYEVWVRGYGLVDSEKHPARPGEELTLPVTAAATAQEAARIYPANYWYSLLEVPAESEFPGTGADGNGISERMRHQAEWVDRLKDGCQLCHQMGNMATREMPMLDLDDFDSTLDAWEHRVQVGRSGPSMSSGLNRMGRERALGLFADWTDRIAAGEVPPAPPRPQGQERNLVLTMWGWGDTMAMVHDEIATDKRNPHLYPDGPVYGVGGAGLTITDPVTHRSVRMDMTTRDPMPERGDSYSGTTALIPSPYWGTERPTTRGYSAHNPMMDAKGRLWITQLIRAPENPDWCQDGSDHPSAKNFPISRSQRQLSYYDTDSGEFVHIDTCYMTHHLQFAEDENDTLWLSGSTDVVGWLNTKLYDETGDEQAAQGWCPTIVDTNGDGVIGEYTEPGEPQEAGKDMRLDGFAYGIIPNPVDGSIWIARRLPVPGSIVRLDLGDNPPETCSAEVYEPPFENPDVDPSQWGHGGRGIDVDRNGVLWTALGGSGHLASFDRSKCAVLNGPTATGQHCPEGWTLYPTPGPQMKGVTAAGSADFHYYNWVDQFDTLGLGANVPIANGTSSDALLALLPETGEWVTLRVPYPLGFYTRGLDGRIDDREAGWKGRGVWASYDSVTNWHQEGGKGMTSEIVRFQIRPHPLAE